In Rissa tridactyla isolate bRisTri1 chromosome 8, bRisTri1.patW.cur.20221130, whole genome shotgun sequence, one genomic interval encodes:
- the SOX8 gene encoding transcription factor SOX-8, which translates to MLNMTEEHDKSLEAPCSPAGTTSSMSHVDSDSDSPLSPAGSEGLGCAPAPAPRPPGAAPLGAKVDAAEVDERFPACIRDAVSQVLKGYDWSLVPMPVRGNGSLKAKPHVKRPMNAFMVWAQAARRKLADQYPHLHNAELSKTLGKLWRLLSENEKRPFVEEAERLRVQHKKDHPDYKYQPRRRKSVKAGQSDSDSGAELSHHAGTQIYKADSGLGGMAESHHHGDHTGQTHGPPTPPTTPKTDLHHGSKQELKHEGRRLVESGRQNIDFSNVDISELSSEVINNMETFDVHEFDQYLPLNGHAAMPADHGPNAAAGSYGTSYSHSATGTGGTNQVWTHKSPASASPSSADSGQQRPHIKTEQLSPSHYSDQSHGSPAHSDYGSYSAQACATTASTATAAASFSSSQCDYTDLQSSNYYNPYPGYPSSIYQYPYFHSSRRPYATPILNGLSIPPAHSPTANWDQPVYTTLTRP; encoded by the exons ATGCTCAACATGACCGAGGAGCACGACAAATCGCTGGAGGCTCCGTGCAGCCCGGCGGGCACCACCAGCTCCATGTCACATGTGGACTCGGACTCCGACTCGCCGTTGTCCCCCGCCGGCTCCGAGGGGCTGGGCTGCGCCCCtgcgcccgccccgcgcccgcccggcgccgctcCGCTGGGGGCCAAGGTGGACGCGGCCGAGGTGGACGAGCGGTTCCCCGCCTGCATCCGCGACGCCGTCTCGCAGGTGCTGAAGGGCTACGACTGGAGCCTGGTGCCCATGCCCGTCCGCGGCAACGGATCGCTCAAGGCCAAGCCGCACGTCAAGCGGCCCATGAACGCCTTCATGGTGTGGGCGCAGGCCGCCCGCAGGAAGCTGGCCGACCAGTACCCGCATCTGCACAACGCCGAGCTCAGCAAGACCCTGGGCAAGCTCTGGCG TTTGTTAAGCGAAAATGAGAAACGTCCCTTTGTGGAAGAAGCTGAGCGGCTCAGGGTCCAGCACAAAAAGGATCACCCGGATTATAAATACCAGCCACGGAGGAGGAAAAGCGTAAAAGCTGGGCAGAGCGACTCCGACTCCGGAGCCGAGCTCAGCCACCACGCAGGCACGCAGATCTACAAAGCGGACAGCGGGCTGGGAGGCATGGCCGAGTCCCACCATCACGGCGATCACACAG GTCAGACCCATGGGCCGCCCACCccacccaccacccccaaaactgACCTCCACCACGGCAGCAAGCAGGAGCTGAAGCATGAGGGCCGCCGCCTCGTGGAGAGCGGCCGCCAGAACATCGACTTCAGCAACGTGGACATCTCTGAGCTGAGCAGCGAGGTCATCAACAACATGGAGACCTTTGACGTGCATGAGTTTGACCAGTACCTGCCGCTCAACGGCCATGCCGCCATGCCAGCCGACCATGGCCCCAACGCCGCTGCCGGCTCCTATGGCACGTCCTACTCCCACTCAGCCACGGGCACCGGTGGGACCAACCAGGTCTGGACTCACAAAAGCCCAGCCTCGGCGTCACCATCGTCCGCTGACTCGGGCCAGCAAAGGCCGCACATCAAAACggagcagctgagccccagccactaCAGCGACCAGTCCCACGGCTCCCCCGCACACTCCGACTATGGCTCCTACAGTGCTCAGGCATGTGCCACGACTGCCTCCACCGCCACGGCCGCtgcctccttctccagctcccaGTGTGACTACACGGACCTCCAGAGCTCCAACTACTACAACCCCTACCCCGGCTACCCCTCCAGCATTTACCAGTATCCCTATTTCCACTCTTCCCGCCGTCCCTACGCAACACCCATCCTCAACGGCTTGTCCATCCCGCCGGCCCACAGCCCCACCGCTAACTGGGACCAGCCAGTCTATACGACCCTGACGAGGCCTTAA